The genomic window GGAGAATGCCGCGTATATTGCCAACGAACTTGGCATTCCCCTGCTCTACATCGGCACGGCTGGCATCTTCGACGGTCACAAGCAACTATTTGACGACTGGGACACACCCAACCCCCTGAGCTGTTACGCACGCTCCAAGTACGCCGGTGAGCTGTTCGTGCGCGAACACGTACGCCAGCATCTGGTGTGCCGTGGCGGCTGGATGATGGGCGGTGGCCCGGCCAAGGACAAAAAATTCGTTCAGAAAATCATGCGCCAGTTGGCGCAGGGTAAAAAGGAACTGTCGATCGTCAACGACAAGTTTGGCTCACCAACCTATACGCATGACTTTGCCCATAACGTCAAGGTCTTGCTGGAGACGGAGTATTGGGGCGTCTACAACATGGCCTGCGACGGATTGACCAGCAGGGTCGAGGTGGCCCGCGCCATACTGGAACTCCGAGGTTTGCAAGACCGGGTCGCTATCTCCGAGGTCCCTTCAAGCCATTTTCGCGAAGAGTATTTCGCCGAGCGCCCCCCTTCTGAATGCCTGGTCAATGCCAAGCTCAAGCTGCGCCAACTCAACACCATGCGCCACTGGAAAGTGGCACTAAAAGCCTATTTGGACGATTACTATCCGCAGGCTTGATCGCCAACCTTGGGTTTGAGGGGTAGACCTGCTATATTGCAATTGCACTGGACAAAACCGCCATATTGGGAGCAAGCTCAGCCCGGCGTCGCGGCAATTCTTTCCGGAATCAAGACCATGATTGACAAAAAGACACCCATTTTGGCTACACGCCTCGTGCCGATTGCGTTATGTCTCTCGACAATCACGGCGCCAGCGTTTTCACAAAGCACTCCCCTGCCCACCGCTCAGGAAGTGGAACAAGCTTTCCAGGAAGTCATCGGCAAGGCAGCGTCCATAGAGGCGCGCACCAAATACGCCAGCCTGCTGGTCCGCTCCGGAAACTTTGAAGGTGGCATAGCGGCCTTGGAAGGCCTACTGATTGCGCCTGATGCACCGGCCAGTATCCGTGTTGAATTGGGTGTGCTGTATTTCCGGCTGGGGTCGTACGCAATCTCCGAAACCTACCTGCGTGCGGCCATTGACGACCCGCGTTTGGACCCACCGCAAAAACGCCAGGCGGAGTCGCTGCTGCGCGAAGTTGTGCGGCGCAACCAGCGGTCACAGTTGTCGGGCAGCCTGATGCTGGGTGTGCGCACGCAAAGCAATCCTACGGCGGCATCGGACAACGACCCGGTGTACTACCAAGGCAATCCGATTGCACGCGGCAAAGACGCCGGCCCCAAGTCTGATACCGATGTCCACCTATGGGGCACGCTGGACCATGTGTTCGATTTGGATCAGCAAAACGAAGCCTCCATCGTCACTTCCCTTGTGATGTTTGCCAACCACTACAACTCGGTCAGCAGCTACAGCAACGAAGCTGGATCAACCAAGCCGTCAGACCTCGCGCTGATTGCCGGGAGCACAGGTCTACGGTTCAAGCCCATGCGACTTACTGCACCAGCGCTGAGCATCCGTCCGCATCTGGTGTTTGGCAGCGCGTCCGCCAACGGCAACTCCTACTTTACCGCGGGTGGATGGGGCATAGATGGGGACTTCCGTCCATCCGAGACCCTGTTGCTGGGTGGCAGCTACGAAAACGGCCGCCTTGTATTTTCCGCACGCAGTGACATCGCCAACTCTCAAGTCCTGGGAGGTTCTCGCCAAAGCCTGAAGATGTACGCCACCGTCGAGACGAGCACCAACCAGTTTTTGAGCGCCGAGCTGGGATATGTGGACTTCGATGGCAATGCGCCTTACACCGCGTTTAAAGGACCCCAGGCAAAGATCGGATACACGCTGACCTACCCCGCTCCCATTTCGTCAAGCGGCCTCCCGTGGACAACTACACTTTCCGTCCATACCCAGCAGCGGGACTACCGCGGGGCTGACGCCACGGTTGATGCGCGCACGGTTCGCAAGGACACCGAATGGCGCTGGTCGATGATGAACGTGATGCCCGTCACACGCGCCGTTTCCGTGCAACTGCAGTTGGACCACACCAATATCCCTTCCAATATTCCAAACTACACCCATACCAACACCGCTGGTACCCTGGGTGTGATCTGGAAGTACTGACCCCAGGCAGGAGAACGTTATGCCCCCACCACCACCGCCTCCCCTAGACATCAATGACTGGTGGCTGGCTGCCGCAGCGGCAGCCGCGACCGGTATGTTGCCACCCACGGCCAGTGCCGCCACGCCCACTACCGGGCAAGTGGGCATTACCTCTGCCGCGCGGCCCGGTGTGCTGTCCGTCAGCAACGAACGTGTGGTCTACATCGGCAATGCCGTCTCATTTGGCGAACGCTTCAGAACCGACAGCACGGGGGTGATCCACATCTTGTTCATGGACCGTTCATCCATGACACTAGGCCCCAACTCGGAGCTGGTCATTGACGAGTTTGTCTTTCGCCCGGAGGCCCAACAGGGCAATATTGCGGTCAATTTACTCAAAGGCTCACTGCGGGCAGTCGGTGGATTCGTCAGTAAATTCATCACTCCGCTGGGCAGGAGCGCTGCACAGATACGCACACCCACGGCCACGATCGGCATTCGCGGCGGCATCACGCTGGTGGAAGCGCAAGCCGACTCCACACGCGGTGTGTTCCTGTTCGGCGAGCATATGCAGGTTGCCCGCACCGGTGCCCAAATACTCCACACGGTCACCCGCCCGGGATTTTCCGTAACGGTCACTGGCAGTAGCGTAGGGGACCCCATGCGTTTGCCAGCAACTGACATGGCTAATCTGGTCAATCAGTTCGAATCCCGGCAGACCACGCCCCAAGGCAGCCCCGGCAACTTGATGAGCACCAATGACCGGCCGGCTGGGTTGAATTCTCCCAATTCGTCCCTCGCGCCGGATCGCGCAAAGTACGTGACCTCAGACCTTGGCACCCACAACCCCGCCAATACCTTGCGCGATCTGCTGGGCAGTGCGCCAACACAGGTTCAGTCCTGATTCCCCGACTCCATGCGGGTACTTTTCGCGTCGGTCTATCCCCATCTTCCCGAAGTCATTGGTGGACTGCAAACCACCACCGATGACCTGTGCACCGCGCTGATCGGTATGGGCGCGCAGGTTGCCGTGCTCTGCGGCCTGCGCGAGCATGCCGTACCAGGTTCCTCGACCCGGTCGCAATGTGACGAACAGCTGGGTTACCCGGTGTTCCGCGTGGCCAATCCCATCCAAGATCTTGCATTAGTGGCAGCCAGCTGGGGCCCTTCCATCATCGTGGTACAAAGCGGTACGACCCTGCTGCCCATGGTGGTCAGCGCGCTGGAAACCGGTAAGGCCACCGCGGTGTACCTGCACAACGTGGAGACCCACCAACTGGGTGGTACGCTGGTACCCGACCCGACCGTTCTGTACCTTAGCAACTCGGAATTCACCGCGCAACGCTGGCGAGTGTTGTGTGGCATCAACAGCGTCGTTGTACCGCCACTGGTCCTGCCAGAGCGCTATTTCGTCAACAACACCCAGGGCGACCGCGTGCTGTTTGTCAACCCGACGCCCATCAAGGGTGTGGAGATCATGTTTGCGTTGGCTGCGGCTTGCCCGGACATTCCCTTCCTGGTGTCTGAGAGCTGGGGTCTGGATCCGCAATGGCGCGCCTACTGCCTGCAACGCGCTTCCAACTTGCCCAATATTGAATGGTGCACGCCCACATTGGACATGCGCACTGTGTATGTCCGTGCCCGCACCTTGCTGATGCCCAGCCTATGGGAAGAGTCTTATGGCCGCACCGTGGTAGAGGCACAGATCAACGGCATCCCGGTAGTCGCCAGCACCCGCGGAGCCCTGCCTTACACAATGGGGCTTGGGGGCATTCTGGTGGATGCACATGCACCCATCAGTGATTGGGTGCAAGCACTGCGCTTGGCCTATATGCCCTCACCCGCGTTCGACCAACTCCGCGAGCGCGCGCGGCACCAGGCTTTCCAAACCGCGGCTTCGCCCGTGATATTGGGGCGTTTTGTGACAGCTTTGGCGGGCCATACGGGCGCTACTCCCCACACAACCGCCCCCAGACCGCGCTAGGCGCGTGGAATCAGCAGCAGGACCGTGCTGCCGCCATCTTGTACCCCGTGGATGGAAACTGTTGCACCAAAACGATCCAACATCCTGCGGACTAGCACCAGGCCCATGCCAATACCCTCAAATTGCTTGCTGCTGTGCAAGCGGCCAAACACCTTGAACAACTGGTCTTGCAGCGCGGGGTTGTAGCCCACCCCGTTGTCCCGCACCTGCAGCGCCACGCAGGCGCTGGACGCCTCAACTGCGGTGTCCACTTCGATCACCGCCGGTTGTCGCTGCGCGGAGAATTTGACAGCATTGCCCAGGACCTGGGACAAGGCCTGGCGCAACAGCGCTGCATCGGCCTGCACCAGGGGTAGATCATCGGCAATGCGCCACTCAATGGTGCGCTCTGGATGTTGTGCAGCCAGCTCGCCGCACACCGCCGGTATTAATTCTTGCAAGCAAACCGGGCCCACATCCAGCGGCGCTGACCCCACACGCGACAGCGCCGCCAACCCATCCAGCAACACACCCATGTGCCGCGCCGAATCGGTAATGGTCGCCAAAAACTCTTTCACTTCGCCACTGAGCTGCGGCCCCGCATCCTCCTGCACCAGTTGTGCGTACGACAGAATGTGGCGTAGCGGTGCACGCAGGTCGTGCGAGACCGCATACGTGAAATGCTGCATCTCCGCACGCACGGCATCCAATTCAGCCTGCAGAGCGGTGATACGGGCGTCGGTATCGGGTGGTGTGGTGGCCATCGTCTTCAGACCAGTAGGTATCAGGCCTTGGGCGCCTTTTGCGGGCGCGACCAGTTGGCAATGCTGACCTGCCTGCCACGCGCCACACTCAGGGCGCCAGCGGGGGTGTCTTTGGTGAGTGTTGAGCCACCGCCCACCGTGCCGCCTGCTCCCAGCGTGATGGGGGCCACCAGCACACAGTTGCTGCCCACATGGACATCAGCCTCGATGGTGGTGCGGTGTTTGTTGGCGCCGTCGTAGTTGGCGGTGATGCTGCCCGCGCCAAAGTTGACCCGTTCGCCCACCGTGGCGTCGCCCAGGTAGGCCAGGTGGTTGGCCTTGGCCCCCTTGGCCAGGGTGGCGTTTTTCACTTCCACAAAATTGCCAATGTGCACCTCGGCGCCCAGGCGTGCACCGGGTCGCAGCCGGGCAAAGGGACCTACCAGTGCACCTGCACCCACGGTCACACCCAGGGCCTCGCCATCAATATGGGTGAAGGGGTGTATGACGGCACCGGCCTCAATGATGGCATTGGCGATCACGCAGTTGGCACCGATGGATACACCTTCTCCCAGGTTGACCTGGCCCTCAAAGACACAGTTCACATCGATGCTGACGCCATGGGCACAGAATAAGTCGCCCCGCACATCAAAACGCGCCGGGTCGGCCAGGCGCACGCCATCTTCCATCAGGCGGTGTGCTTCGCGCAACTGGAAGGCCCGCTCCAGCTCGGCCAGTTGCACTGGGCTGTTGACACCCGCCACCTGCACCGCATCGTTGATCTTGTGTGCCACCACGGCCACACCATCGGCTACGGCAAACTTCACGATATCGGTCAGGTAATACTCACCCTGGGCATTTTTATTGTCGAGGCGGGCCAGCCAGCGCTTGAGCTGCGCCGCCGGCACGGCCATGATGCCGCTGTAAATTTCGGTGATGGCCAGTTGTGCTGCCGAGGCATCCTTGTGCTCCACAATGGCCTGCACCACACCATCGGCCCTGCGCACGATGCGGCCATAACCGCTGGGGTTGCCCATCTCCAGTGTCAGCAACGCCAAATGCGTCCCCGCGCAGGCGGCCAGCAGGTGCAGTAACGTAGCCGGCTGGGTCAGGGGCACATCGCCCGACAGAATCAGCACCACCCCATCATCGGCCAGCACGGGCACCGCCTGCTGTACGGCATGGCCTGTACCAAGCTGGGGCTCCTGGCGCACATAACTTATGGAAAACTGGGCTGTAGCCCCCGTGTATGCTGAACATGCTGCTTCAACTTCCATAGCACCATGGCCGGTCACAACAACCGCACGGCGGGCCTGCAAGGCCTGCGCGGTATCCATCACATGGCCCAACAGGGGGCGCCCCGCCAAGGGATGCAAGACCTTGGGCAATGGGCTCTTCATGCGTGTGCCTTTGCCGGCCGCCATAATGACCACATCAATGGCCTGCTGTTCCAACACGGTGTTTTCTTGAGCCTGGATTTCGGAAGTCAAAGCATGTCCCTTTCAATACCTTCGCTTATGGCACGTGTATCCACACGTTCAGCAAGCATTATCGGTGCGCTGCTGATCGCCACGCTGTTGGTTGGATGCAGCGCCGTGCGCCTGGGCTACAACAGTGCCCCCACCCTGGCCTACTGGTGGCTGGACAGCTATTTCGACTTTGACGGTGAACAAAGCCTGCGCATTCGGGCCGACCTGCAGGCCGTGCAGGACTGGCACCGCAAGGAAGAGTTGCCCCTGCTGATACAGACGCTCAAAGAGCTGCAGGCCATGGCGCCCAAACCGGTCACGCCTGCACAGGTGTGCAACACCGTAGCCAGCTTGCAAACCCGCGTGCAGGTCACGCTGGAGCGGGTGGCCCCGTCGATTGGTGCCATTGCGCCCGGTCTGCAGGCAAGCCAGATCGAACAGGTATCCCGCGAGTTCGACAAGCGCAACAAGAAATGGCGCGAGCAGTGGCTGGAAGGAACAAGCACTGAGCGCGCCGAGCGGCGGGTAGAGCAGATCGTGGACCGCGCAGAATCCCTGTACGGAAGCTTGGAGCCGGCACAAATGGCCATCATCAAAAACCACGTCCAGACCTCCAGCTTTGACGGCCCCCGCAACTACCGGGAAATGCTGCGCCGCCATGAAGACGCTTTGCAGGTGCTGACCACCCTGCGCACCAGCAAACCCACCGCTGCGCAGGCCACCGCCGCCATCCGCGGCCTGCTGGAGCGCACACTCAAAGCGCCCGACCCTGCCTACCGCCAATACATCGACCGTCTGACGCTGGAGAGCTGCACCGCCACGGCCGCCCTGCACAACATCATCACCAGCAGCCAGCGCACACACCTGGTAC from Rhodoferax sp. AJA081-3 includes these protein-coding regions:
- a CDS encoding glycosyltransferase translates to MRVLFASVYPHLPEVIGGLQTTTDDLCTALIGMGAQVAVLCGLREHAVPGSSTRSQCDEQLGYPVFRVANPIQDLALVAASWGPSIIVVQSGTTLLPMVVSALETGKATAVYLHNVETHQLGGTLVPDPTVLYLSNSEFTAQRWRVLCGINSVVVPPLVLPERYFVNNTQGDRVLFVNPTPIKGVEIMFALAAACPDIPFLVSESWGLDPQWRAYCLQRASNLPNIEWCTPTLDMRTVYVRARTLLMPSLWEESYGRTVVEAQINGIPVVASTRGALPYTMGLGGILVDAHAPISDWVQALRLAYMPSPAFDQLRERARHQAFQTAASPVILGRFVTALAGHTGATPHTTAPRPR
- the glmU gene encoding bifunctional UDP-N-acetylglucosamine diphosphorylase/glucosamine-1-phosphate N-acetyltransferase GlmU; translated protein: MAAGKGTRMKSPLPKVLHPLAGRPLLGHVMDTAQALQARRAVVVTGHGAMEVEAACSAYTGATAQFSISYVRQEPQLGTGHAVQQAVPVLADDGVVLILSGDVPLTQPATLLHLLAACAGTHLALLTLEMGNPSGYGRIVRRADGVVQAIVEHKDASAAQLAITEIYSGIMAVPAAQLKRWLARLDNKNAQGEYYLTDIVKFAVADGVAVVAHKINDAVQVAGVNSPVQLAELERAFQLREAHRLMEDGVRLADPARFDVRGDLFCAHGVSIDVNCVFEGQVNLGEGVSIGANCVIANAIIEAGAVIHPFTHIDGEALGVTVGAGALVGPFARLRPGARLGAEVHIGNFVEVKNATLAKGAKANHLAYLGDATVGERVNFGAGSITANYDGANKHRTTIEADVHVGSNCVLVAPITLGAGGTVGGGSTLTKDTPAGALSVARGRQVSIANWSRPQKAPKA
- a CDS encoding DUF6279 family lipoprotein, which produces MSLSIPSLMARVSTRSASIIGALLIATLLVGCSAVRLGYNSAPTLAYWWLDSYFDFDGEQSLRIRADLQAVQDWHRKEELPLLIQTLKELQAMAPKPVTPAQVCNTVASLQTRVQVTLERVAPSIGAIAPGLQASQIEQVSREFDKRNKKWREQWLEGTSTERAERRVEQIVDRAESLYGSLEPAQMAIIKNHVQTSSFDGPRNYREMLRRHEDALQVLTTLRTSKPTAAQATAAIRGLLERTLKAPDPAYRQYIDRLTLESCTATAALHNIITSSQRTHLVQALQDYEADARALAAQGAQAPTSQAASSPL
- a CDS encoding lipopolysaccharide assembly protein LapB, with the protein product MIDKKTPILATRLVPIALCLSTITAPAFSQSTPLPTAQEVEQAFQEVIGKAASIEARTKYASLLVRSGNFEGGIAALEGLLIAPDAPASIRVELGVLYFRLGSYAISETYLRAAIDDPRLDPPQKRQAESLLREVVRRNQRSQLSGSLMLGVRTQSNPTAASDNDPVYYQGNPIARGKDAGPKSDTDVHLWGTLDHVFDLDQQNEASIVTSLVMFANHYNSVSSYSNEAGSTKPSDLALIAGSTGLRFKPMRLTAPALSIRPHLVFGSASANGNSYFTAGGWGIDGDFRPSETLLLGGSYENGRLVFSARSDIANSQVLGGSRQSLKMYATVETSTNQFLSAELGYVDFDGNAPYTAFKGPQAKIGYTLTYPAPISSSGLPWTTTLSVHTQQRDYRGADATVDARTVRKDTEWRWSMMNVMPVTRAVSVQLQLDHTNIPSNIPNYTHTNTAGTLGVIWKY
- a CDS encoding NAD(P)-dependent oxidoreductase, whose protein sequence is MKKIYISGCGGMLGEAFYEVFGAGNLLKCTDIDVNAPWLTYLDIRDLDAYRKDVADFSPDYLFHLGACTDMEYCERNPENAWRTNAMAAENAAYIANELGIPLLYIGTAGIFDGHKQLFDDWDTPNPLSCYARSKYAGELFVREHVRQHLVCRGGWMMGGGPAKDKKFVQKIMRQLAQGKKELSIVNDKFGSPTYTHDFAHNVKVLLETEYWGVYNMACDGLTSRVEVARAILELRGLQDRVAISEVPSSHFREEYFAERPPSECLVNAKLKLRQLNTMRHWKVALKAYLDDYYPQA
- a CDS encoding ATP-binding protein, with the translated sequence MATTPPDTDARITALQAELDAVRAEMQHFTYAVSHDLRAPLRHILSYAQLVQEDAGPQLSGEVKEFLATITDSARHMGVLLDGLAALSRVGSAPLDVGPVCLQELIPAVCGELAAQHPERTIEWRIADDLPLVQADAALLRQALSQVLGNAVKFSAQRQPAVIEVDTAVEASSACVALQVRDNGVGYNPALQDQLFKVFGRLHSSKQFEGIGMGLVLVRRMLDRFGATVSIHGVQDGGSTVLLLIPRA
- a CDS encoding FecR domain-containing protein codes for the protein MPPPPPPPLDINDWWLAAAAAAATGMLPPTASAATPTTGQVGITSAARPGVLSVSNERVVYIGNAVSFGERFRTDSTGVIHILFMDRSSMTLGPNSELVIDEFVFRPEAQQGNIAVNLLKGSLRAVGGFVSKFITPLGRSAAQIRTPTATIGIRGGITLVEAQADSTRGVFLFGEHMQVARTGAQILHTVTRPGFSVTVTGSSVGDPMRLPATDMANLVNQFESRQTTPQGSPGNLMSTNDRPAGLNSPNSSLAPDRAKYVTSDLGTHNPANTLRDLLGSAPTQVQS